The following coding sequences are from one Salvia hispanica cultivar TCC Black 2014 chromosome 3, UniMelb_Shisp_WGS_1.0, whole genome shotgun sequence window:
- the LOC125210745 gene encoding serine/arginine-rich splicing factor SR45a-like isoform X2, translated as MTKGERTSPPESRTSPRHSSRRSRSISRSRRSRSRSRSEDALNPGNNLYVTGLSTRVTETELENYFKREGKVVKCHLVRDPHSKESRGFAFVTMETNKDAEHCIKNLNRSVMEGRLITVEKAKRKRGRTPTPGKYEGVKNKRGNSWNRQRSRSYSPRRRHDRDNDNRERHGVRSSTDSRRGGDDGHHHRSHRQRS; from the exons ATGACTAAAGGGGAAAG AACCTCACCGCCAGAGTCGAGAACCTCACCGCGACACTCAAGTCGCAGGTCACGATCTATATCCAGGTCCCGGAGAAGTCGTTCTAG GAGCCGTTCTGAGGATGCTCTTAATCCTGGGAACAATCTTTATGTCACTGGTCTTTCTACAAGGGTTACTGAAACTGAACtcgaaaattatttcaaacGTGAAGGGAAG GTTGTTAAGTGCCATTTGGTCAGAGACCCTCATAGTAAGGAGTCCCGTGGTTTTGCATTTGTTACTATGGAGACCAACAAAGATGCAGAGCATTGTATTAAGAACCTGAACCGGTCTGTTATGGAAGGCCGATTAATTACTGTTGAAAAG GCTAAAAGGAAACGAGGGAGAACTCCAACTCCTGGAAAGTATGAAggtgttaaaaataaaagag GAAACAGCTGGAACAGGCAAAGATCTCGTAGTTACTCACCTCGTAGGAGACATGACAGAGATAATGATAACCGGGAACGACATGGGGTACGTTCCTCCACTGATAGCAGGAGGGGAGGTGATGATGGTCATCACCATAGGAGTCACAGACAGCGTTCCTAG
- the LOC125210745 gene encoding RNA binding protein fox-1 homolog 3-like isoform X1, which yields MTKGERTSPPESRTSPRHSSRRSRSISRSRRSRSRSRSEDALNPGNNLYVTGLSTRVTETELENYFKREGKVVKCHLVRDPHSKESRGFAFVTMETNKDAEHCIKNLNRSVMEGRLITVEKNLPDIVWQQPWLKGNEGELQLLESMKVLKIKEETAGTGKDLVVTHLVGDMTEIMITGNDMGYVPPLIAGGEVMMVITIGVTDSVPSSCSVELEPAYPSSTSSQLTLKRIMNFGN from the exons ATGACTAAAGGGGAAAG AACCTCACCGCCAGAGTCGAGAACCTCACCGCGACACTCAAGTCGCAGGTCACGATCTATATCCAGGTCCCGGAGAAGTCGTTCTAG GAGCCGTTCTGAGGATGCTCTTAATCCTGGGAACAATCTTTATGTCACTGGTCTTTCTACAAGGGTTACTGAAACTGAACtcgaaaattatttcaaacGTGAAGGGAAG GTTGTTAAGTGCCATTTGGTCAGAGACCCTCATAGTAAGGAGTCCCGTGGTTTTGCATTTGTTACTATGGAGACCAACAAAGATGCAGAGCATTGTATTAAGAACCTGAACCGGTCTGTTATGGAAGGCCGATTAATTACTGTTGAAAAG AATCTGCCTGATATTGTTTGGCAGCAGCCATG GCTAAAAGGAAACGAGGGAGAACTCCAACTCCTGGAAAGTATGAAggtgttaaaaataaaagag GAAACAGCTGGAACAGGCAAAGATCTCGTAGTTACTCACCTCGTAGGAGACATGACAGAGATAATGATAACCGGGAACGACATGGGGTACGTTCCTCCACTGATAGCAGGAGGGGAGGTGATGATGGTCATCACCATAGGAGTCACAGACAGCGTTCCTAGTTCCTGTAGTGTTGAGCTAGAACCTGCATATCCTTCATCTACATCAAGTCAACTAACCTTGAAGAGgattatgaattttgggaaCTAA
- the LOC125215345 gene encoding probable E3 ubiquitin-protein ligase RHB1A, with amino-acid sequence MGGCCCCCASDVNERNRSPPFFHHPVSEEHEPLSSHNEISAFSTGLLVDTNLDTSVPDTYRPPPAPIPYETYIGRPSTPSRNQEESGHETEVALGITNVVRVEDINHGSPLETKVKKQPDNEEKDVDLEASKLMEDESSDELKKSSKVLDAPIIDEDDCPICLEEYVEDNPKILTKCDHHFHLACILEWMERSDICPVCDKEMVISPAAGV; translated from the exons ATGGGAGGTTGCTGCTGTTGCTGTGCGTCTGATGTAAATGAGCGTAATAGGTCACCTCCATTTTTTCAT CATCCAGTGTCTGAAGAACATGAACCTTTATCATCGCATAACGAAATCTCTGCCTTCTCTACTGGGCTATTGGTTGATACAAATCTAGACACATCAGTTCCAGACACTTACAGACCACCTCCTGCGCCTATACCTTATGAAACATATATAGGCCGCCCATCTACACCCTCCAGGAATCAAGAAGAATCTGGACATGAAACTGAAGTGGCTTTGGGCATCACTAATGTAGTGCGTGTAGAAGACATAAATCATGGCAGCCCACTGGAAACTAAGGTGAAGAAACAACCTGATAATGAAGAGAAGGATGTTGACCTAGAAGCATCAAAATTAATGGAAGATGAAAGTTCAGATGAGCTTAAAAAGTCCAGCAAAGTTCTTGATGCACCTATAATCGATGAGGATGATTGTCCAATTTGTCTTGAAG AATATGTTGAAGACAACCCAAAGATCCTCACCAAATGTGATCATCATTTccatcttgcttgtatacttGAATGGATGGAAAGAAGTGATATCTGTCCTGTGTGTGATAAG GAAATGGTTATCAGTCCTGCTGCAGGAGTTTAG